GCGTTTCCCGCCGCGCAATGGCCCGCACGAGTTTAACATCTCAGGCTTCTTACCGCCTTCGAATGCAGCGCCGTTATCACTGGTGAAAATGATCAACGTATCTTCGAGTAAATTCTGTGCTTCCAACTGGCTCACGATCGAACCGACGGCATTATCCATAATTGTGATCATCGCAATGTAGTTAGCGAGCACCTCGGGTGTCGAACTGTAGTGCCCCTTTCTGGTGTAAGCCACTTCCTGCTTCACAAACTGGCGAGCGGCGGCTCGATCTGCTTCTGGGGCAATCACTGAGGCATGTGGTATCGGATAGGACAGAATCATGAAGAACGGTGTGTCTTCGGTTTGCTGAGCGATATAGCCGAGTGCTTCCTCTGTATAAAGATTCCCATCATAGTGTGTGCCGGAGTGCAGGTCGTTGTCAGGAAATTCGATACGCTCGGTATTTCTGTAAACAAACTTAGGATAACGATAATGACCATCGCGGTGGTCGGTCGTGCCATAGAAATAATCAAAGCCACTACTGAGCACCGTTTCTGGCGTCTGCGTATTACCCGTCACACAGGACTTTCCGATCATCGCAGTGTTGTAGCCCGCGGCTTTCGCAACTTCAGCCACAGTCGTTTCGTCGTCGCCAATCGTATGGGCGCCATTGCCACGCACCGTGGCATGCCCACCATCACGGCCGGTCATCAACGAGCAACGCGAAGGCGAACATACTGTCGCACCCGAATAGTGACGCGTAAACCGCAGGCCCGTCTCGGCGAGCTTGTCGATATGTGGTGTCGTAAAGTTCTCCTGCCCGTAGCAGGAGATGTCACCATAGCCGAGATCATCTGAAATGACGAAGATGATGTTCGGCTGATGGGGGGCGGCAGCATACGAAACCGCGCTCAAGCATACGGCACTAGCAATTATTATTTTTTGAAAGATAAAGTTCATAGAGGTATTATTTCTGCTTAGAGTGAACAGGCTAAGGAATCGCGCGATACTCGGGGTTTACACATTTGTCTTTCCAGCGCGCTTTCGTCGCCGTAAGTCCTGCAATACTTTCGGGGTATTGCCCTTGATCGTCCGTGGCTTCAATCCAATCCTTCAGAATCGTGCGATGTGCTTTCAACGCGTCTGCATATTCCGGGCGTGCTGCGACATTGATCGTTTGATGTGGATCAGTCTGCAGATCGTATAACTCTTCAGCAGGACGCGTATCTGCAAAGAACCATGCCTGTTGCTCGTTCATGGCTCCATCGGCATACAATTGCTTCAGCAATTTGGTATAAGGTCTACCATCGCGGTATTGCGACTGCATGTAGGGACGATCCGTCATGAAGTTACGGACATAGCGAAAGTCCTCTGTCCGCACCGTGCGAATACGGTCGATCGTGAAATCACAACGGTCACGCACACCAATAATATAGTCACGTTTGTATTCCGGCGCGAATAGGTTCAGCCCTTCCATATAATCTGGAATTGGCAGACCTGCCAACGCCAACGAAGTGACTGGGATATCTATCCCGTTCACCATATCCGTGCGTGGCTTGCCTGCCTGAATCGCATCAGGATTCCCATACCAAGTAATGACTAAGGGCACATGCAAGCCACCGTCATAGCAAAACTGCTTATCTCTGAGGCCGTTGTTCCATCCATGATCAGAAAAGACAAAGACGATGGTATTTTCCAATAAGCCATCCGCCTTCAGGCGTTTAATAATTGAGCCGGTCTCGCGATCCATGATGCGTGCGGTATCGTGGTGCCGTGCCCAAATTTTTCGGATCTCTGGGTGGTCAGGATAATACGGTGGGATTGTAACCAGAGCACGATTGATCGGGGCGATCTTCGCCTTACTCTTCCCGCCCTGTATCTGAATTTGACCGAAAAAAGGTTGATCTCCCTTGCGAGCTTTCCAGTCGACCTTCTGACCCTTTAGTCCATTGGCAAATCCACCAGAAGAACCTCCGTCATATAGATTCTTCCGGTCGTATTGAAAATTATAGTCATCTTTACCGACGTTGAAGGTGAAGTAACCAGCCTCTTTAAAAATCTCCGGAACGGTCTTCACGCCCACAGGCAAGGCGATCATGGAGTCTGGGGTGCGCGAGCTGCGGTGGTTGTGCAAGCCAAACGTGGTCGGCATCGCACCAGTGATGAGTGCCGAACGTGTCGCGGAGCAAACCGGTGCAGGCATGAATGCCTGAGAGAACATGACTCCATCTGTGGCCAATTGATCGATCACAGGCGTCGGATTATTTTGAACCCCATAACAACTCATCAACGGGCTTTGGTCTTCGGCATAAATCCAAAGAATGTTCGGTCGTGACGAAACGCTAGCCGAGACTGTGACCATCACAGTCAGCAAGCCCGCAAGGCACGCGACTATTCTTTTTTGATTCATATCTAAGTGACTTTTTTACGGATTAATTGGAAAGCTGTATCCGGTTCGTGACGACCGAGCGCATATTCTTTTTGGGAGGCGGCAAGGTAGGATACACCTCTCGCATAAAGCTTGAGAGCTCCTTTTGCAGGCGTTGCGCAACTTCGGGTTGTTGGTCTAGCAAATTCGTCGTTTCGCCAATATCCGTATCAATGTTGTAGAGTTCATCCTCATCACCATTGAAAAACATGATATATTTCATGCCACTCGTTTCGTCGAACACGGCAGCATTGGAGCGTTGTCCCCAGTGCGG
The window above is part of the Lentimonas sp. CC4 genome. Proteins encoded here:
- a CDS encoding arylsulfatase, which gives rise to MNFIFQKIIIASAVCLSAVSYAAAPHQPNIIFVISDDLGYGDISCYGQENFTTPHIDKLAETGLRFTRHYSGATVCSPSRCSLMTGRDGGHATVRGNGAHTIGDDETTVAEVAKAAGYNTAMIGKSCVTGNTQTPETVLSSGFDYFYGTTDHRDGHYRYPKFVYRNTERIEFPDNDLHSGTHYDGNLYTEEALGYIAQQTEDTPFFMILSYPIPHASVIAPEADRAAARQFVKQEVAYTRKGHYSSTPEVLANYIAMITIMDNAVGSIVSQLEAQNLLEDTLIIFTSDNGAAFEGGKKPEMLNSCGPLRGGKRDLYEGGIRIPFVASWPAVMTPGQVTDHASAFWDFLPTVCELTGQPVPTDIQGVSYAATLTGQGEQVKHNTLYWEFHGNGGRRALQQGDWKLVQYNIKTPKKLQTQLFNLADDIGETNDLSKSHPEKLSELLKLIDEARVPSQKFPMPALD
- a CDS encoding sulfatase — protein: MNQKRIVACLAGLLTVMVTVSASVSSRPNILWIYAEDQSPLMSCYGVQNNPTPVIDQLATDGVMFSQAFMPAPVCSATRSALITGAMPTTFGLHNHRSSRTPDSMIALPVGVKTVPEIFKEAGYFTFNVGKDDYNFQYDRKNLYDGGSSGGFANGLKGQKVDWKARKGDQPFFGQIQIQGGKSKAKIAPINRALVTIPPYYPDHPEIRKIWARHHDTARIMDRETGSIIKRLKADGLLENTIVFVFSDHGWNNGLRDKQFCYDGGLHVPLVITWYGNPDAIQAGKPRTDMVNGIDIPVTSLALAGLPIPDYMEGLNLFAPEYKRDYIIGVRDRCDFTIDRIRTVRTEDFRYVRNFMTDRPYMQSQYRDGRPYTKLLKQLYADGAMNEQQAWFFADTRPAEELYDLQTDPHQTINVAARPEYADALKAHRTILKDWIEATDDQGQYPESIAGLTATKARWKDKCVNPEYRAIP